A region from the Acanthochromis polyacanthus isolate Apoly-LR-REF ecotype Palm Island chromosome 23, KAUST_Apoly_ChrSc, whole genome shotgun sequence genome encodes:
- the LOC110967752 gene encoding astrocytic phosphoprotein PEA-15: MAEYSSLLSDLSENITNEDLEQLKSACKEDIPEDQSNNITSSKEWFSYLEKNDKLAQDNLSYIEHIFEISRRPDLLTRVIEYRTTVLKISEDDEIDTKLTRIPSAKKYKDIIRQPSEDEIIKLAPPPKKV; the protein is encoded by the exons ATGGCGGAGTACAGCTCTCTGCTCAGCGACCTGTCTGAAAACATCACCAACGAGGACTTGGAGCAGCTCAAATCGGCCTGCAAGGAAGACATCCCCGAGGACCAGAGCAACAACATCACCTCCTCCAAGGAGTGGTTCAGCTACCTGGAGAAGAACGACAAGCTGGCTCAGG ATAACCTGTCATACATCGAGCACATCTTTGAGATTTCACGGCGACCGGACCTGCTGACGAGGGTGATCGAGTACCGTACCACCGTGCTCAAGATTTCTGAGGATGACGAGATCGACACCAAGCTCACACGCATCCCCTCGGCCAAGAAATACAAAG acatcatCCGCCAGCCCTCTGAAGATGAGATCATCAAATTGGCCCCGCCCCCTAAAAAAGTGTGA